A window of the Bufo gargarizans isolate SCDJY-AF-19 chromosome 1, ASM1485885v1, whole genome shotgun sequence genome harbors these coding sequences:
- the TMEM156 gene encoding transmembrane protein 156 isoform X1, with amino-acid sequence MAASLLLKLCIGITVLLIVCIPEWFKTEEGISVDLSCIDPCMVEISYTSSVTGTPIICLLQGNESKDVIENATAQNAILSSITLDYYMNNAAAFICDPQRNTHPLSEEMNAQGKPINISLIIRGRYFYYSEVKSNFDMVESQEDEDLSVPSSLEIYISNQTEHNGTMDQLYYQDSRVHHDFINVSLHFNNQILFYRRPFGIVWLILISLVFACGLIFIVYKIKEEKNTRLRDYNHERSSMLGLKEHINKPSKTDSYDKNDQTCKHEKWKNQNCESTSFLPIIAEQHDSVCK; translated from the exons GTATCTCCGTGGACCTATCTTGTATTGATCCCTGTATGGTGGAAATCTCCTATACCTCTAGTGTGACCGGCACACCAATAATATGTCTTTTGCAAGGCAATGAAAGCAAAGACGTTATAGagaatgccacagcacaaaatgCTATATTATCTTCCATCACACTGGACTATTATATGAATAATGCTGCTGCTTTCATCTGTGATCCACAAAGGAACACACATCCATTGTCTGAAGAAATGAACGCACAAG GAAAGCCAATAAATATCTCACTGATCATAAGAGGAAGATATTTTTATTATTCAGAAGTGAAGTCTAACTTTGACATGGTGGAATCTCAAGAAGATGAGGATCTCTCTGTTCCTTCCTCACTTGAGATCTACATTAGTAATCAAACAGAACATAACGGAACCATGGATCAATTGTATTATCAAGACTCGAGGGTTCATCATGACTTCATCAATGTGTCCTTACACTTTAATAATCAAATTCTAT TTTACAGAAGACCTTTCGGTATCGTCTGGCTGATTCTGATCTCCCTTGTCTTTGCATGTGGTCTTATTTTCATTGTTTACAAAATAAAGGAAGAGAAAAATACTCGATTACGAGACT ATAACCATGAAAGATCAAGTATGCTAGGACTGAAAGAACACATCAACAAACCATCAAAAACAGATTCCTATGACAAGAACGACCAAACATGTAAGCATG AGAAATGGAAGAATCAGAACTGTGAGTCAACCTCCTTCCTTCCTATAATAGCCGAACAGCACGATTCAGTTTGCAAGTAA